One Ignavibacterium sp. DNA segment encodes these proteins:
- a CDS encoding phosphodiester glycosidase family protein has translation MKTAISLFAILISSISFPGSLDSVQIGPGVTHYHQILDSGPWNINIIKIDLQNPWLKFQSVKAGDKLLAFEKTSSMALRNNYEEHKVVAAINGDFYNTSTGEQIGSQVANGELLKSNNNWLNVGFDVYKKPVIGLNSFSGSIITTDSIKNISGVNKTRNNNELIFYNSFMGATTSTNQFGTEARIIPIDNWLVNDTIRCLVETVISGVGNAAIGNNKAVISGHGSASAFIENNLSTGDTIKIVLKLLPSLPSLDQLIGGNTWLVQNGVVNPDNGDRHPRTSVGFNQDTTEFFMFVVDGRQPLLSIGMTYKELGDYMKTWSVHNGLNLDGGGSSTMVVRGNIVNSPSDPAGERSVSNSLLLISTAPTGVLASIKINPREIFINGGKSITLTAKGFDEYYNPVTIPAGSLVWSCDPLIGSITQNGKFTASFDTVSGFIYAEVGDIRDSVIVHLTKISQIILTPNPVILQPGQSQQMTATAYDNYNNTISLLQSDFQWSVTNNLGTINPSGYFTASNTGSGQIIATIDSVSGTAELLIGTSTTVMLDDFSDLSGYTLTGTRVNLAQCSFSFDSTIYISEPGSGKLIYSLTTGGTSALYLNKEIQISGIPSKLSLQVYGDGKKHWLRGEFKDKDNETFLIDFTSGDPGINWTDTWKYIEINLSDAVPSWVNPSAILDFPIKWVRTYLAETNDGKKDNGVIYFDDFRAHFIVTDVEKEEGIPGNFKLNQNYPNPFNPSTIIEFETKSRQLISLKVFDVLGTEVATLVNEYRPAGNYSVKFSKNNLSSGIYYYRLQATDPESNSGQNFTETKKMILLK, from the coding sequence ATGAAAACCGCAATTTCTCTCTTTGCAATTTTAATCTCCTCAATAAGTTTTCCAGGTTCTCTGGATAGTGTTCAAATTGGACCCGGCGTAACTCATTATCATCAGATTCTTGATTCTGGTCCTTGGAATATTAACATTATTAAAATTGATCTTCAGAATCCGTGGCTTAAGTTTCAATCTGTAAAAGCAGGGGATAAGTTACTTGCATTTGAAAAAACATCTTCAATGGCTTTAAGAAACAATTATGAAGAACACAAAGTTGTTGCTGCAATTAATGGTGATTTTTACAATACAAGCACTGGAGAGCAAATCGGATCACAGGTAGCAAATGGAGAACTACTTAAATCAAACAATAATTGGCTTAATGTCGGTTTTGATGTTTACAAAAAACCTGTTATCGGATTAAATAGTTTTTCAGGTTCAATAATTACAACTGACAGCATTAAAAATATTTCAGGCGTTAACAAAACCAGAAATAATAACGAACTGATTTTTTATAACTCGTTTATGGGCGCTACTACATCAACTAATCAGTTCGGTACAGAAGCCAGGATTATTCCAATTGATAACTGGCTGGTTAATGATACAATAAGATGTTTGGTTGAAACAGTTATTTCCGGAGTAGGAAATGCTGCTATAGGAAATAATAAAGCAGTGATTTCCGGGCACGGCAGTGCAAGTGCATTTATTGAAAATAATCTTTCAACTGGTGATACAATAAAAATAGTTTTAAAATTATTACCCTCATTGCCAAGTCTTGACCAGTTAATTGGCGGAAATACCTGGCTGGTTCAAAATGGCGTTGTTAATCCTGATAATGGAGATCGTCATCCACGCACTTCTGTAGGATTTAATCAGGATACAACTGAATTTTTCATGTTTGTTGTTGACGGCAGACAACCTTTGCTAAGCATCGGTATGACTTATAAGGAACTTGGCGATTATATGAAAACTTGGAGTGTACATAATGGTTTAAATCTTGATGGAGGCGGGTCATCCACAATGGTTGTAAGAGGTAATATTGTTAACAGCCCTTCGGACCCCGCTGGTGAACGGTCAGTGTCAAATAGTCTTTTGTTAATCAGCACTGCACCAACTGGAGTTCTTGCTTCTATAAAGATAAATCCACGCGAGATTTTCATCAATGGAGGAAAGAGCATTACTCTGACTGCTAAAGGGTTTGATGAATATTATAATCCTGTTACAATACCTGCCGGCTCTTTAGTCTGGAGTTGTGATCCCTTAATCGGCAGTATAACTCAAAACGGAAAGTTTACTGCTTCATTTGATACAGTATCAGGTTTTATTTATGCAGAAGTAGGAGATATCAGAGATTCGGTAATTGTTCATCTTACTAAAATCTCTCAAATAATTTTAACACCGAATCCGGTTATTTTACAGCCCGGTCAATCACAGCAGATGACAGCAACAGCTTATGATAATTATAACAACACTATTTCTCTTCTACAGAGTGATTTTCAATGGTCAGTAACTAATAATTTAGGAACGATAAATCCCAGCGGATATTTTACTGCAAGTAATACAGGCTCAGGACAGATAATTGCAACAATTGATAGTGTCAGCGGAACTGCTGAACTACTTATTGGAACTTCAACTACAGTAATGCTTGATGATTTTTCCGATCTTTCCGGATATACTTTAACCGGTACAAGAGTTAATCTCGCTCAATGCAGCTTTTCATTTGATAGTACTATTTATATTTCTGAACCAGGTTCGGGAAAATTAATTTACAGTTTAACAACCGGGGGTACAAGTGCATTATATCTTAATAAAGAGATTCAAATATCTGGAATACCCAGTAAACTTAGTTTGCAGGTTTATGGCGATGGAAAAAAACATTGGCTAAGAGGTGAGTTTAAGGACAAAGACAACGAAACATTTTTAATTGACTTTACAAGCGGTGATCCGGGAATTAACTGGACAGATACCTGGAAATATATCGAGATAAATTTGAGTGATGCTGTTCCCAGTTGGGTAAATCCTTCTGCTATTCTTGATTTCCCGATAAAATGGGTAAGAACATACCTGGCTGAAACAAATGATGGAAAGAAAGATAATGGTGTAATATATTTTGATGATTTTCGTGCACATTTTATTGTAACTGATGTTGAGAAAGAGGAAGGGATACCCGGTAATTTCAAATTGAATCAGAATTATCCCAATCCGTTTAATCCTTCAACTATAATAGAGTTCGAAACCAAAAGCAGACAATTAATTTCACTTAAAGTTTTTGATGTCTTGGGAACAGAAGTAGCAACTCTTGTTAATGAGTATAGACCTGCTGGTAATTATAGTGTAAAATTCTCTAAAAATAATCTTAGCTCAGGTATTTATTATTATCGGCTACAAGCTACAGATCCTGAATCAAATTCAGGACAAAATTTTACCGAAACAAAAAAAATGATACTATTAAAATAG
- a CDS encoding class I SAM-dependent methyltransferase, whose protein sequence is MEVNSNTPIWLDPLHPNFLRWEKSRKLSLERGRFVRSIIEQKNKIENFLIIDLGSGEGGTTRVLAEDNFVVSVDLSLIRLQRQNNSDIKFSKINGDVTNLPVRDKFADLIIVQDVIEHLNNIHSFYEEIKRVLKPDGIVYLSTPNKLSFINLISDPHFGLPFISILKRRTIKKYFLKYFRKNDFYRNDIAQLLSLKELIELFAKDFCFELNTKLAVEELFDGNKGIVWSDIHLKFISFCKITRIDTIIKKIANNKSGIVNKFITPTFYFVFTRKSS, encoded by the coding sequence GTGGAAGTAAATAGCAATACCCCCATTTGGCTTGACCCTTTGCATCCAAACTTTTTAAGGTGGGAAAAGTCTCGCAAACTATCGCTTGAGCGTGGTAGATTTGTCCGGTCAATCATTGAACAAAAAAATAAGATAGAAAATTTCTTAATTATTGACCTTGGTTCAGGTGAAGGCGGAACTACAAGAGTGCTTGCAGAAGATAACTTTGTGGTTAGTGTTGATCTAAGTTTGATAAGACTACAAAGGCAGAATAATTCTGATATCAAATTCTCTAAGATTAACGGTGATGTAACTAATTTGCCTGTCAGAGATAAGTTTGCAGATTTAATTATTGTTCAGGATGTAATCGAACATTTAAATAATATTCATTCTTTTTATGAGGAAATTAAAAGAGTATTGAAGCCGGATGGAATTGTCTATTTGAGCACTCCAAATAAACTTTCATTTATTAATCTGATTTCCGATCCGCATTTCGGATTACCGTTTATTTCAATACTAAAACGCCGGACAATAAAAAAATATTTTTTAAAATATTTTCGTAAAAATGACTTTTACAGAAATGATATTGCACAGCTGCTATCACTTAAAGAATTGATTGAATTATTTGCCAAAGATTTTTGTTTTGAGCTGAATACTAAATTAGCAGTTGAAGAATTGTTTGATGGAAATAAAGGAATAGTATGGAGTGACATTCATTTAAAGTTTATCTCATTTTGTAAGATAACCCGTATTGACACAATTATAAAAAAAATAGCAAATAATAAATCAGGGATTGTAAACAAATTTATTACCCCGACATTCTATTTTGTCTTCACCAGGAAAAGTAGCTGA